CTTTATAGTCCTACCCAAAACAGAAATCTGTTTATAAACATCAAAACACTATAATTTGCTATAATTTTCTCCTGTGTATTGTCAAGGCTCATTTAGAAAAGCTACATCTGTGCAGAATAGCTATTAGCAGCCCACTGACAGTAAATAAATAGTTTCCATTATTATGtcacttttgttttactttttccgcctaataaaaagaaaacctaattgACATATATCTAACAAGTGCCACACTTTGTCCACAGGTCTTCTAATGAGTATAAGCCTAATAAATATGTTAATGCAACATAAACACACACTAGCCTCTGCCTTTGTTGTGTACGTTTGTGCTGTATAAAACCCTCTTGTCATGGCTGCAAGTAGGTTAGGGAAATATAACTATAGAACTCTCAAGTGAACAGAAGTGAAAATTTTATATCTATATGCAGAGGAAAAATTGCAATGCCAAAAATAGCTGCGTCCCTTATTCACGCCTCAGTCTTCTGTCAAACAAAGGTGGTAGTATTCATAAATTTAGTATGGAAATTATACCATTGGCATTGGATTTAATTTACTGCGATGGAGTAAAAGTATCGCAGCAGCTTATATGTCTGAGGCCCCTGCAAAGCTCTTTGCTTAACCCTCTAGCCAAAATTTTAAGAATACCCTAGAGTGCTGCTGTGCTGCCTTTTGTTACTGTGCAGCTCCAGGCTCTGCAGAATAGCTTAAACCTCTGAGCgttcctttttattattgtacacTACAATACAAAGTACAGAATAGTGATGTGATAGTTTGACACAATTTATCACCATATGCAGTTAATAAATTCTGTTTCATAAATTGTACAGTTTTATACAGTGATACTGGTATTTCAGAGATTGATtaatgaaacagaataaaaataatcccattttttttactattgcctAAAAGAAGCTTTTTGTAATACCAAAAACACTTTGACCTACTGTAGTGATATCACAATTCTTATAATTCATTGTTTTTGTATCAGCTAATTGCATTCCTATAACACCTGCTTTTTCATATTCATAAGTTGcataacagttttattttatatgtattttggaGACCATTTCTGGACTACTGTCCAGTGTAGCTCCATTCAGAAGTACTGAAATGCActgtattgttcttttttgggGGATTTCGTTCTTTCTCACATgcattatactttatatattactttaaatataaacagcaataataataattggtaagcACAATGGTAATAATACAAACATAGCTAGGTTTAtgttaactgcaaaaaaaaacttgcttctgAATTCAGCATTAATTGGCCCATTACTGCTGGGAACAAAGAACTGACTGCATATAACcttgtttattttgcattgctACCATTACCACTGCCATTAATGCTTGTGGTCCTTGGTTAACTTTAGAACAGGAACCTTGCTTTTAacattgcattgctttttttttttttttgttttaaattggcaATACACAAAAGGAATAATCTTCCCTTTTTGTAGGACATTTATCATTGCACAGTCTAGTTGTAGTTcttttacctatatatatatatatatatatatatatatatatatatttctttatataaataactGGACAACATTGCAGCATTTGATTTGAACCTCTTGTCTACACTTACCCCTTTTCTTTGGTTGCTGAGGCAGAATGTACAAATGCTGCGTGGCAATTTTCCGTCTGATTCTTCCCGGGGTCTGTACACCGTGCTGAAACACGGCTGCCCATCTTCACAGCCCTCGCCTATCAGCAGCACATTAGCCAAGTGAGAGATGTAGCTAGATGCCAAGCGTAGAGTCTCTATCTTGGAAAGCTTCCTGTCCACCGGCTCTGTGGGTATCAATGTGCGAAGGGCAGTGAAGGCAGTATTAACACTTTGTGTCCGATCCCTTTCCCTGGCATTGGCTGCTTGCCTCTGCTTCACTACCACCACCTGCCCAGGCTTCCGTGgcatcttcctcttcttttctgaAGTTTCATAGCATCCAAATGACTGATCGGAATTGTCACTCTCACTCCTATTCTCCTCATCCTCAGACATCATCGAAAGGTCTGGGTACATGACATGCGATGGCATAGATCGGAGCATGGTGAAAGCCATGCTTAAGGGTATAGTCAAATCTGTCTATCGTTACCTGAAGCTCCGTCAAACAACTCAAAATCTTCAGCAGTCACCTGGCTACCCCCACTCCAGACTCTGTACTTAATTCCCTTCCCCAGTAATTGGTTTTCTTCCGTATTATTGCTCATAAGAAGGCCTGATGGCTTGCAGTGCCCGTGACTGTGAATTTAATTCTCCTGATGTCTTCACAGCTGTTCATGTAGTTTCCTCCTCAGCACTAAGAAAGGAGGAGTTGTACTAAGCTCGGCTGCCTCCTTAGGAATCTCTATATATAATAGAGGGGAGGGACTACTGGAAGCACTTTTGGCAAATGGCACCGCTAGGTGCACACAGCTTCTGTTTATCAAACTCATAGGGGGGTTTatcctgtataaatattgtgggttttttctgttttgtttataagCTCATATATAGAAGATTGTTTTGCTGCTTCTCCAGCAGCTCAGGGGTTAAAAAGGACAGCTCCGCCTGGATAAAGCTGCTGTCCTAAAATGTGATATAATTCAATGCTTTTAAAGTGGAGCAATCATAGTACTTCAGGgaagactaaggctatgtacacatgtttattcttgtccaataattgccTCCAATAAgtgctgatatcggatgagaatctggcgtgtgtacagtgatggacgaggaacgatcgtaatgagattgaaggggagagagctcagcgggGTCTTGATCCATCGTTCtaccccccttccctctccatagagcagaacggcgatgTATGTAAAGTGAATGTTCATGCATTATGCAGTCATTGGAAGGATcgtgagagatcctttccaaggacaattattgcaggtgtgtacccagcccaagacagtgtagatttttttttatgtttacaataaaatagcgCTGCTATTCGCCAATTATTTATCTTTGGTTCCATTCCTTTTAACTCGATGACTGTGTAGCAGAAAACGATGGGGGATAAGGAACTCTGGGTGTTGAAAGTAAATTGCCAGTATAAG
This Pyxicephalus adspersus chromosome 6, UCB_Pads_2.0, whole genome shotgun sequence DNA region includes the following protein-coding sequences:
- the TCF15 gene encoding transcription factor 15, producing the protein MAFTMLRSMPSHVMYPDLSMMSEDEENRSESDNSDQSFGCYETSEKKRKMPRKPGQVVVVKQRQAANARERDRTQSVNTAFTALRTLIPTEPVDRKLSKIETLRLASSYISHLANVLLIGEGCEDGQPCFSTVYRPREESDGKLPRSICTFCLSNQRKGASRRDHAGGCLKVRGLNTVRIPQR